In Salisediminibacterium beveridgei, one DNA window encodes the following:
- a CDS encoding class F sortase, giving the protein MHFKDKLLVLIGLTLILTVVACSQDSDNPQYSQIGEEVNESEENVEAVEESEPATEESESDSENTTSLEDEDVTQEESSVVKASEPVQPVSSGPKGIDPSVISIPTIDVRAEIEDVGILENGQMGVPDDGDTVGWYHRGPKPGASGNAVMAGHVDDRSGPAIFYELDQLDLGDRIYIEDENGNELEFEVTRMEVYPYDDAPMDLIFGATATQRLNLITCTGEFDSNAGTHRERLVVFTELVHEDEA; this is encoded by the coding sequence ATGCATTTCAAGGATAAATTACTTGTACTGATTGGATTGACCCTGATCCTGACTGTGGTTGCCTGCAGTCAGGATTCAGACAATCCGCAGTATAGTCAAATCGGTGAAGAAGTCAATGAATCTGAGGAAAATGTTGAAGCAGTTGAAGAATCTGAACCGGCCACAGAAGAAAGTGAGTCTGATTCAGAGAATACAACGTCATTGGAAGATGAAGACGTTACACAAGAGGAGTCATCCGTTGTAAAAGCCAGTGAACCTGTTCAGCCAGTTTCATCCGGTCCGAAAGGAATCGATCCATCGGTCATTTCGATTCCGACCATTGATGTCCGAGCTGAGATTGAAGATGTAGGGATTCTTGAAAACGGTCAGATGGGTGTGCCTGATGATGGAGACACCGTCGGCTGGTATCACCGTGGCCCTAAGCCTGGTGCTTCCGGCAATGCCGTAATGGCCGGTCATGTGGATGACCGCAGTGGACCCGCCATTTTTTATGAGCTTGATCAACTTGACCTTGGAGACCGGATTTATATAGAAGACGAAAACGGGAACGAGCTTGAATTTGAAGTCACCCGTATGGAAGTCTATCCGTATGATGATGCACCGATGGATCTGATTTTTGGCGCAACAGCCACTCAACGCCTGAACCTGATCACCTGTACTGGCGAATTCGACAGTAATGCAGGCACACACCGGGAACGGCTTGTCGTATTTACAGAACTGGTACATGAAGATGAAGCCTGA
- a CDS encoding GNAT family N-acetyltransferase, translating into MKIREVEVTDTEKLAFLTQKVDESSQYMLWEAGERQIKNENQLKMISSMKEAGNSTLLVAEEDDDLFGYLLAIGGKARRNRHSAYVVVGVLKGFRGKGIGTKLFEQLEKWALSNHISRLELTVVTKNEEGLRLYKKSGFDIEGTKRNSLRINGDFVDEYYMSKLL; encoded by the coding sequence TTGAAAATACGAGAAGTCGAAGTAACCGATACTGAAAAACTGGCCTTCCTCACTCAAAAAGTCGATGAAAGTTCACAGTATATGCTCTGGGAAGCTGGGGAAAGACAGATCAAAAATGAAAATCAATTAAAGATGATTTCAAGCATGAAAGAGGCTGGAAACTCTACTCTACTTGTTGCTGAAGAAGATGATGACCTCTTTGGGTACTTACTGGCAATTGGCGGGAAGGCAAGGCGAAATAGACATTCTGCTTACGTTGTCGTTGGTGTTTTGAAAGGGTTTAGAGGAAAAGGAATTGGAACGAAGCTATTTGAACAGTTGGAGAAGTGGGCTTTATCCAATCATATTAGCCGGTTGGAACTGACTGTCGTCACTAAGAATGAAGAAGGCTTACGTTTATATAAGAAATCAGGATTTGACATTGAAGGTACAAAAAGAAATTCCTTGAGAATAAATGGTGACTTTGTTGATGAATATTATATGTCTAAACTCTTATGA
- a CDS encoding MDR family MFS transporter: protein MDAYQKKIVTALLIATFLAAIEVTVISTAMPSITRDLGGMDMISWVFAAYLLTYAVMTPIFGKLADLFGRKRIFIVGVTIFLIGSAMCGFSQSMEQLIFFRGIQGIGAGALTPMTFTIVGDIFKYEQRAKAQAIIGSIWGVAGIFGPVVGGFFVDFLTWHWIFFINIPFGLVAMYLLGRNLKENIEKKKRSIDYLGALTFMIGTGALLYALLSGGTEIQWTDPLMAVLLGIAAVFIGLFIRIQLRFSEPMVPLHLLKNKHLLTANLASLMLGMILIGLTAYLPLWVQGVLGLAAIYSGLTLIPMSLGWPLAAFWSSRLLQQFGAKPVCITGTGLIALSSLALTFISQTTPNWVLIVIMFFNGMGFGFAMTMFTVIVQSSVGWKNRGAASSSNAFLRTLGQTLGITVLGAVLNQFIAGYGNDETEAPTALLASGLSTVFLLLFVMATIAFLITFRLPKEEPEHARSD from the coding sequence ATGGATGCCTATCAGAAAAAAATCGTAACCGCCCTCTTAATCGCCACATTTTTAGCCGCCATCGAAGTCACGGTCATCAGTACCGCCATGCCGAGCATAACCCGGGACCTCGGCGGGATGGACATGATCAGCTGGGTCTTTGCAGCTTACCTGTTAACCTACGCCGTCATGACACCGATCTTCGGGAAGCTGGCGGACCTGTTTGGAAGAAAACGGATTTTCATCGTCGGAGTCACGATCTTTCTGATCGGTTCTGCCATGTGCGGTTTTTCCCAATCCATGGAACAGCTCATCTTTTTCCGCGGGATTCAGGGCATTGGTGCCGGTGCTTTGACACCGATGACCTTTACCATTGTCGGCGATATTTTCAAATATGAACAGCGGGCCAAAGCCCAGGCGATTATCGGTTCCATCTGGGGCGTCGCTGGGATCTTCGGTCCGGTCGTCGGGGGATTCTTTGTCGATTTCTTAACGTGGCACTGGATCTTCTTTATCAATATCCCTTTTGGTCTCGTCGCGATGTATCTATTGGGACGAAACCTGAAAGAAAACATTGAGAAGAAAAAACGATCCATTGATTATCTCGGTGCACTTACATTCATGATCGGAACCGGGGCCCTTTTGTATGCTTTATTATCCGGAGGCACTGAAATCCAGTGGACGGATCCGTTGATGGCTGTTCTGCTTGGTATTGCCGCAGTCTTTATTGGTCTCTTCATTCGCATTCAGCTTCGTTTCAGTGAACCGATGGTGCCACTTCATCTTTTAAAAAATAAGCATCTGTTAACGGCCAACCTGGCGAGCCTGATGCTCGGAATGATCCTGATCGGCTTAACCGCCTACTTACCTCTCTGGGTCCAGGGCGTTCTGGGTCTTGCAGCGATCTATTCCGGATTAACCTTGATTCCTATGTCTCTCGGCTGGCCGCTGGCCGCTTTTTGGAGCAGCCGCCTCCTCCAGCAATTCGGAGCCAAACCGGTCTGTATTACCGGAACCGGTTTAATCGCCCTCAGTTCACTGGCACTGACCTTCATCTCACAAACGACACCGAACTGGGTACTGATTGTCATCATGTTCTTCAACGGGATGGGTTTCGGCTTTGCTATGACGATGTTCACCGTCATCGTGCAATCATCCGTCGGCTGGAAGAACCGCGGAGCGGCCTCATCTTCCAATGCCTTTCTGCGAACACTTGGGCAGACGCTGGGGATCACCGTTCTCGGTGCCGTGTTAAACCAATTCATTGCCGGATACGGCAATGACGAAACAGAAGCCCCGACGGCGTTGCTCGCGTCAGGGCTCTCCACGGTATTTCTCTTATTATTCGTGATGGCAACCATCGCTTTCCTTATTACATTCCGGTTGCCGAAAGAAGAACCGGAACATGCCAGAAGCGACTGA
- a CDS encoding 1,4-dihydroxy-6-naphthoate synthase produces the protein MQQIAFSPCPNDTFIFHALTHGLIAGAPDMDVTYADIDKTNYWAQDRTGPEIMKISFAALPYVVDDYQLIPCGGALGRGVGPLVLTRDETEDASFLKGKTVAVPSDRSTAYMLFRLWLSQKLPEGVGKIVILPFHEIMPAVRDGQVDAGLVIHEARFTYPEYGLHQLQDLGDWWEQDTGAPIPLGAIIARRGQVDPRQWTGWIRASVKYAFDNPDASAAYVMAHAQEMSEDVQKQHIDLYVNEFSLDLGDIGFKAVDSLLGRAAKEGLVPAFDLNKLRL, from the coding sequence ATGCAACAGATCGCTTTTTCACCGTGTCCAAACGATACGTTTATTTTTCACGCATTGACCCACGGACTGATTGCAGGGGCACCTGACATGGATGTAACGTATGCGGACATTGACAAGACAAACTACTGGGCGCAGGACAGAACGGGTCCGGAGATTATGAAGATTTCTTTTGCAGCACTCCCTTATGTAGTGGATGATTATCAGTTGATCCCTTGCGGGGGAGCGCTTGGAAGAGGTGTTGGCCCGCTTGTGTTGACCCGGGATGAAACGGAGGATGCTTCGTTTTTGAAGGGGAAGACGGTGGCGGTGCCGAGTGACCGTTCCACAGCGTATATGCTGTTTCGGCTCTGGCTTTCCCAAAAGCTGCCTGAGGGTGTGGGGAAGATTGTGATTTTACCCTTTCACGAGATCATGCCCGCTGTGCGGGACGGACAGGTGGATGCGGGGCTTGTGATTCACGAGGCGCGCTTCACGTATCCTGAATACGGTCTTCATCAGCTGCAGGATCTGGGCGATTGGTGGGAACAGGACACAGGAGCACCGATTCCACTTGGCGCCATCATTGCCCGGCGGGGTCAGGTGGATCCCCGGCAGTGGACCGGCTGGATCCGGGCATCAGTCAAATACGCCTTTGACAACCCGGACGCTTCAGCGGCCTACGTCATGGCCCACGCCCAGGAAATGTCCGAGGACGTGCAAAAGCAGCACATTGATCTGTATGTCAACGAGTTCTCCCTGGATCTGGGTGACATCGGTTTTAAAGCAGTGGACTCCCTGCTTGGCCGTGCCGCGAAAGAAGGACTTGTACCGGCATTCGATCTGAACAAGCTTCGCCTCTGA
- the mqnB gene encoding futalosine hydrolase, with the protein MKKILIVTSVEKELEAVRLGLNGDPRFHTALCGVGPVQAAIRTTMELSEESGYDAVLNLGVAGGIPGKAKIGEVVLGSASVQADLGFEQADGSFERIETLGFTVSKRDADVALFRQIDESLSMDHHTGIIVTQSMVTGTKARLDETIQRVPDVFAEGMEGFAVLSAAEAAGLPSIEIRAISNPVGPRKRDEWRLDDALAALTTVAAHLKEMT; encoded by the coding sequence ATGAAGAAGATTTTGATTGTCACATCAGTAGAAAAAGAACTGGAGGCTGTCAGGCTTGGATTGAACGGTGACCCCCGGTTTCATACGGCTCTTTGTGGCGTTGGTCCCGTTCAAGCAGCGATCCGGACAACGATGGAGCTCTCAGAAGAGTCTGGCTATGATGCGGTATTGAATCTCGGTGTCGCAGGAGGCATTCCCGGCAAAGCGAAGATAGGGGAAGTGGTTCTCGGCTCAGCATCCGTGCAGGCGGATCTCGGTTTTGAACAGGCAGACGGTTCATTTGAGCGCATTGAAACTCTCGGGTTTACCGTTTCGAAGCGGGATGCAGATGTGGCGTTATTTCGTCAAATCGATGAATCACTCTCTATGGACCACCATACAGGTATCATTGTCACTCAATCGATGGTGACAGGGACAAAAGCACGTCTGGACGAGACGATCCAACGCGTTCCGGATGTCTTTGCCGAAGGGATGGAAGGTTTTGCAGTGTTATCGGCAGCTGAGGCCGCAGGGCTTCCTTCCATTGAAATCCGTGCGATTTCAAATCCTGTCGGTCCACGGAAGCGGGATGAGTGGCGTCTGGATGATGCACTTGCCGCTTTGACAACCGTCGCAGCACACTTAAAGGAGATGACATAA
- a CDS encoding DUF3784 domain-containing protein — MVMYQIISLLIAGLMFLFGYLILYKKRYSFVSGFSSRDKEEQQAMLDAGYMTVTGRGLIVSGAVLLFGFLAGLSGFMNINLFSWLLFVLVLFGTAYRGIAREPERTRKRNKIVMHVTVVFTLGVLGFAAVAGLSGHELQTGEEGFEITGLYGDQWGYADIQKVTLEDGMQEITLRTNGLSIAGNLKGRFRLDQDGPVLLFLDLSEAPFLRIELEDEIVWLNHEDTAVTEDWYDALRERISR; from the coding sequence ATGGTAATGTATCAGATCATCTCGCTGTTGATTGCGGGCTTGATGTTTTTGTTTGGGTATCTGATCTTGTATAAGAAAAGGTACAGTTTTGTCTCCGGCTTTTCCTCAAGGGATAAGGAGGAGCAACAGGCCATGTTGGATGCCGGCTATATGACAGTAACGGGGCGCGGTCTGATCGTTTCAGGCGCCGTGCTCCTTTTTGGTTTTCTGGCAGGACTGTCCGGATTCATGAACATCAACCTGTTCTCGTGGCTGCTGTTTGTCCTCGTTCTTTTTGGGACAGCTTACCGGGGTATTGCCAGAGAACCCGAGCGTACAAGAAAGCGAAACAAGATCGTGATGCACGTGACGGTTGTCTTCACACTCGGTGTTCTTGGATTCGCAGCTGTGGCAGGTTTGTCCGGTCACGAGCTCCAGACGGGTGAAGAAGGTTTTGAAATTACCGGATTGTATGGTGACCAATGGGGGTATGCAGATATCCAGAAGGTCACGCTTGAAGACGGGATGCAGGAAATTACCCTTCGGACCAATGGCTTATCGATTGCAGGGAATTTGAAGGGCCGGTTCCGCCTTGATCAAGACGGCCCGGTGCTGCTGTTTTTAGACTTGTCTGAGGCACCGTTTTTACGTATTGAACTGGAAGATGAGATTGTCTGGTTGAATCATGAAGACACGGCTGTGACAGAAGACTGGTATGACGCACTGAGGGAACGGATTTCCCGGTAA
- a CDS encoding helix-turn-helix transcriptional regulator produces MTEATFNKSERLFYIMHHLSNHDTVTANDLADHCQTTKRTIYRDIQFLQTQGHEIQAQGREGYRLLIPNMQVKSKLTKDEWLSLTLYPLLSTGITSKEHPFHRSYRTGLEKVMRMATGETPNPAIAERIRLHARTEDAVQARIMPALIQAMSENLCVDVRYYAMHRSEWSERRLEPYYLVPREGHLYLVAYCRMRQGIRVFRLNRFEEAKVTDVGFAIPKAFSIDTFLKQRWSIMEEEDPFEIVVRFSPEAAKYVDEEEFYVETKKFNEEDGTLTLKVTVGSRQEFLRWVRSFGPDAEVLSPVSLRRELADEYSRMFRMYQGDEEKLW; encoded by the coding sequence ATGACAGAAGCCACGTTCAATAAGTCCGAGCGACTCTTTTACATCATGCACCACTTGTCAAACCACGACACGGTGACAGCGAACGACCTCGCGGATCATTGTCAGACGACGAAGCGGACGATCTACCGGGATATTCAATTTCTCCAGACGCAGGGTCATGAAATTCAGGCCCAGGGCAGGGAAGGCTACCGGCTTTTGATTCCGAACATGCAGGTGAAAAGCAAACTCACAAAGGATGAGTGGCTTTCCTTGACGTTGTATCCGCTGCTCTCTACGGGGATTACGTCAAAGGAGCATCCGTTTCACCGTTCCTACCGGACGGGGTTGGAAAAAGTGATGCGTATGGCCACCGGTGAAACGCCGAATCCGGCCATCGCCGAGCGGATCCGTCTGCATGCAAGAACGGAAGACGCGGTGCAGGCACGGATCATGCCCGCCCTGATTCAAGCGATGAGTGAGAACCTGTGCGTGGACGTCCGGTACTATGCGATGCACCGCTCGGAATGGTCCGAACGGCGCCTCGAACCGTATTATCTCGTGCCACGGGAAGGGCATCTGTATCTCGTCGCCTACTGCAGGATGCGTCAAGGCATCCGGGTATTCCGACTGAACCGGTTTGAGGAGGCAAAGGTGACGGATGTCGGGTTCGCCATCCCGAAAGCATTCTCCATCGATACGTTTTTGAAACAGCGCTGGTCGATCATGGAGGAGGAAGATCCTTTTGAAATCGTGGTTCGTTTCTCACCGGAAGCAGCAAAGTATGTGGACGAGGAAGAGTTCTACGTGGAGACAAAGAAATTCAATGAAGAAGACGGGACATTGACACTGAAAGTAACCGTCGGAAGCCGGCAGGAATTCCTTCGCTGGGTCCGTTCATTCGGTCCGGATGCGGAAGTACTCTCACCCGTGTCCCTTCGCAGGGAACTGGCGGATGAATACAGCCGGATGTTCCGGATGTATCAGGGAGATGAGGAAAAATTATGGTAA